In one window of candidate division KSB1 bacterium DNA:
- a CDS encoding polysaccharide biosynthesis/export family protein, whose product MRVKAVTSLVGWILGWGIFYSAWAQEYILESGDVLSISFWQQPDLNVPSVRIDAEGKINIPLAGRINAAGMTISQLSGKIVERISIYNKSITQVTVAVTEYGSKKIFITGAVGAPGKYSFEKMPSIWEAILEAGGPLPTAQLGNVQLIRGGQSGKIIAVDLSSAFAMNDLRGLPALMPGDNVYVPSSQPAGAGTSSGTFGEAAVAAGGTGSLFGRSASAVYVFGHVVAPGVYPIEKDMDVLQVIVRAGGPAYPNRFNTNSPILEPDLEHVKIITRGPEAPVVYSVNVEKYTSTASPAPLLLRPGDTVYIPGKQSFRRFFLTASAVEVIKASVAVVTSYLLLNQLFGQGK is encoded by the coding sequence ATGCGTGTAAAAGCGGTCACGTCTCTTGTTGGTTGGATTTTGGGCTGGGGGATTTTTTATTCGGCTTGGGCGCAGGAATACATTCTCGAATCCGGCGATGTGTTGTCAATTTCATTTTGGCAGCAGCCGGATCTGAACGTGCCGTCGGTTCGCATCGACGCCGAAGGGAAAATCAACATTCCTCTGGCCGGACGCATCAACGCCGCGGGCATGACGATTTCGCAGCTCAGCGGCAAAATCGTCGAGCGCATTTCGATTTACAACAAAAGCATCACGCAGGTGACGGTTGCGGTCACCGAATATGGCAGCAAAAAGATTTTCATTACCGGCGCCGTCGGCGCGCCGGGGAAATACAGTTTTGAGAAAATGCCTTCAATCTGGGAGGCGATTCTCGAAGCCGGCGGCCCGCTGCCGACGGCGCAGCTTGGCAATGTGCAGCTCATTCGCGGCGGCCAAAGTGGAAAAATCATCGCTGTGGATTTATCGTCCGCTTTTGCGATGAACGATTTGCGAGGCCTGCCGGCGTTGATGCCCGGCGATAATGTTTATGTTCCGTCCAGCCAGCCTGCCGGCGCCGGAACGAGCAGCGGGACGTTTGGAGAAGCAGCCGTTGCGGCCGGCGGAACCGGCAGTTTGTTTGGGCGCTCGGCCAGCGCGGTGTATGTTTTTGGCCACGTCGTTGCGCCCGGCGTTTATCCAATCGAAAAAGACATGGACGTTCTGCAAGTCATTGTGCGCGCCGGCGGTCCGGCTTATCCCAATCGCTTCAACACCAACTCGCCGATTTTGGAGCCGGATTTGGAGCATGTTAAAATTATCACCCGCGGGCCGGAAGCGCCGGTGGTTTATTCGGTCAATGTGGAAAAATACACCAGCACGGCCTCGCCGGCGCCGCTGCTCTTGCGGCCGGGCGACACCGTTTATATTCCCGGCAAGCAAAGCTTTCGCCGTTTTTTCTTGACGGCCTCGGCAGTGGAGGTGATTAAAGCCTCGGTGGCGGTGGTCACTTCGTATTTGCTGCTCAATCAGTTGTTTGGTCAAGGGAAATAA
- a CDS encoding Wzz/FepE/Etk N-terminal domain-containing protein, translating into MAQSGGKIDLRRLLQIARRWKWLLIAPPILALAGAYAYVVTTPPLYTSTTTIMLGANQAIIKSITDIAPGTETKRLPKITDIAENIRQQLLAESTLNKVLDRTDLQPSQSIIERAEELARKQSHADKQEIIRKLQLEWLAQKVETALSFPRRGNYIQLSITHVNPDIAYNLTKNLAEVFIEESLLAESVGPRETYVFASKQLEENKQKLEEAREKLRAFKTNMAWSQMRSVGINLQNEAQIGAQIKSVDIEISQKRGQLQSLDHQLGEMRDRIAFQFSSKAGSLRGQMLDKISSVAQLMVQASWRDPQVIKLNQEIATLREELQNEIRASGVGAASNGYSARELDLAVERQMTLMDLELLNRQKSVLEGLVQMYKQSLTQRPSQDLDLAQLQNNVTKLEEIVKTFEDQVRSTKWVEDLRRSDAEVRYNITDPANRPIMPNTADQPKILIMALFGGLGLGVGLVYLIEFFDHSFKSVEDIEQVLGVTVLGTVPKIEFGETDRAKRKAAV; encoded by the coding sequence ATGGCGCAATCAGGCGGAAAAATCGATCTGCGGCGGTTGCTGCAAATTGCCAGACGATGGAAGTGGCTGCTCATTGCACCGCCGATTTTGGCATTGGCGGGCGCTTATGCCTACGTGGTGACAACGCCGCCCCTCTACACTTCCACAACCACGATTATGCTGGGAGCGAATCAGGCGATTATTAAAAGCATTACGGATATTGCGCCCGGAACCGAAACCAAGCGCTTGCCGAAAATTACCGATATCGCTGAGAACATCCGGCAGCAATTACTGGCGGAAAGCACGCTGAACAAAGTTTTGGATCGCACCGATCTCCAACCCAGCCAGAGTATCATCGAACGCGCCGAAGAGCTGGCGCGCAAGCAGTCTCATGCCGACAAGCAGGAAATCATCCGGAAATTGCAGCTTGAATGGCTCGCCCAAAAAGTGGAAACCGCGCTCTCTTTTCCCAGGCGCGGCAACTATATTCAATTGAGCATCACGCATGTCAATCCGGACATCGCTTACAATTTGACGAAAAACCTCGCCGAGGTTTTTATTGAAGAATCATTGCTGGCGGAAAGCGTTGGGCCGCGCGAAACCTACGTCTTTGCCAGCAAGCAGCTTGAAGAAAACAAACAAAAGCTGGAAGAAGCGCGCGAAAAGCTCCGCGCCTTTAAAACCAACATGGCGTGGTCGCAAATGCGCAGCGTCGGAATTAATTTGCAAAACGAGGCACAGATCGGCGCGCAGATTAAATCGGTCGATATCGAAATTTCCCAGAAACGCGGCCAACTGCAAAGTCTCGACCATCAGCTCGGAGAAATGCGGGATCGCATCGCATTCCAGTTTTCCAGCAAAGCCGGCAGCTTGCGCGGCCAGATGCTCGATAAAATTTCAAGCGTGGCGCAGTTGATGGTGCAGGCAAGCTGGCGCGACCCACAAGTCATCAAGCTCAATCAAGAGATCGCGACGCTGCGCGAGGAATTGCAGAACGAGATTCGCGCTTCCGGTGTTGGTGCCGCCAGCAACGGCTATTCCGCGCGCGAGCTGGATTTGGCCGTGGAACGGCAAATGACGCTGATGGATTTGGAATTGCTTAACCGGCAAAAGTCGGTTTTAGAGGGATTGGTGCAAATGTACAAACAAAGCTTGACCCAACGGCCTTCGCAGGATTTGGATTTGGCGCAGCTTCAAAATAATGTCACCAAATTGGAAGAGATCGTCAAAACTTTTGAAGATCAGGTTCGCAGCACCAAATGGGTCGAGGATTTGCGCCGCAGCGACGCGGAAGTGCGTTATAACATCACCGATCCGGCCAATCGCCCGATTATGCCGAACACCGCCGACCAGCCGAAAATCCTCATCATGGCCTTGTTCGGCGGTCTTGGCCTGGGCGTGGGTTTGGTTTATTTGATCGAGTTTTTCGATCATTCATTCAAGTCTGTTGAAGACATCGAGCAAGTT